In the genome of Calothrix sp. PCC 6303, the window TTTCGATTGAAGGGTAGCCAAATCACGATCTGCTAGAGATGACATTACGCGATCGCATAATATCACTGCGTAAGTTCTATTTTCTTACTTTTTGTGTCGTAACTGAAGCAAATAAAGCAAATCAACCCAGAAATGAAACGGCACCCTCTCATGATACAGGGGAATCAATCAGTATAGGGCTTATCAACAAAATAACCTTGACATTGATTGAGTTAGAAATGCTCTTCCAGTTAACTTCCGAAGTGTAAAAGTTATTTCTTGACTACTCCTAAGACATCAGTCACCCTACGCCCGGTTAACTTCTCCCTAGGGTTTCCAGATTTTTTAGCATTGTTGCACCTGAAATCACAATTGGGACTGCCATGTATAAATTTAATAGATTTCCTACTAATCTTTCATCCCTCCAAGGGTTGCGAGTACTGGTTGTAGATAATAACGTCGATTTTTGTTACATGATAACGCTGCTACTGGAATTCTATGGTGTGGAGGTGCAAACGGCATTTCTAGCCCAGTCTGCTCTGAAGACATTCAGACAATGGCAACCTGATGTCCTCCTAAGTGACCTTGCCTTACCTGACGAAGATGGCTATAAACTAATTCAAGAAGTAAGAACCAAAGCTGGAGAGCGAGGAGAAGCAGTGCTAGCCATTGCTGTGACTGGCTATGTCGATGAAAAGATGCTTCAACGTGCTTTGAATGCTGGGTTTGATATATGGTTCACCAAACCCCTGGATTTTGACGAGTTCCTTACCATGCTTGACTGTTTAGCAATTTGCCAACAGTCTTCATATGCAATCGCTCAACGGATTTTGGGTAATGTCTCTAAACAGAATGAACCAAGCCTTGAAAAGCAGTTAAATCTAACTTAGCATCAACATTTTTGAAACACTATCCATAATACATTTGTGAATCGATTAATCAATTAAATCTTTATTCCGGAGAATTATGTTAGATATCGATGAAATGAGCACAAAAGAGATGCACGATTTCTTACAGAAAGTAGGACATGGACATTTGGGTTGCACGTTTGAAGGACATCCCTACGTTGTGCCTATGCAGTATTATTTTGGAGAGCCAAATATCTACATCTTCACCACAATTGGCATGAAGACCAAATATATGGACGCTAATCCAGAAGTCTGCTTGCAAGTAGAAGACGTTCATGATCTAAAGCATTGGCGCAGCGTTACCGTGACAGGTAGAGCCGAGCATATCACTCTTCAACAAGACATCGATCGCGTGATGGAATTGGTCAAAAATCAAAATCCAACCCTTTCCCCAGCTATAAATCGAACCTGGATTGATGCCTGGGGTCGCGGGGAAGTCATGGCACTCTACCAGATCCATCCTACTGAGATTAGTGGACGAACCACTGATGGAATCAGTAGTAAGTAGTCACCAAGTTGTGTGCTATTGCTCCGTAAGTATAGAGTGAACTACCACACACTGACCTATGCCTGCGGCAGGCTAACGCCAACAGTACAGTGTGGGCTTCCCAATTCATCGGGAATAGCCTCCAGAACTTCTTAAGGAATGTGGATTAAATAAAGTACACAGAGTCGGGTGTGTAGGGTTCCTTGCGGCATCCAAGAAAAGCGAAGCGTAACGCACCATTTCATATTCAAGCAAAATTGCATGTTATTAAATTCCCGTTCCTAAGTACCTCAACAAAATTAAATATACATTTGTCATTGCGTAGCTTGCTTATTTGCAGGGGTGCGAAGCGTTCGCTTTGGTAGCTAACTTGGCGAAGGTCAATCAGCTAACCTTTACCGAGTATTTTTATCATCTCTTTTTGAGGCTGACGGAACAAATCCAGAAAATCTAATTTCAGGAGAAATCCATGATGTATAAGAAGTTAACTCAGACAATATTGCTGGGATTTGCTCTATGGCTTTGCCTCTTGGTTGGTGTTGGGCAAAATCCGATCATAGCAGCAACTTTTACGAAGACTGGATCGATATCTCAAGAAAGGATGCAAACTATGTCTGAAGAAACCCTCAATCTAGAATCGGAAGTAGATCGCTTTCTCGGATCGATTCCCGCAGGCTATTATACGATTGCCAGTGTCGGAGGGTTGAAAAACCTGTTAGAAAACCCTCAAACTCTATTGGTGGATGTGCGAGAACCCTCTGAGTATGAGTCGGGACATATACCTAACGCGATCAATATTCCGCTGCGAACTTTGACTCATAATCTGGACAAAATCGTGCGCGATGCCCACGGGGTAAACCCCGTAGTTTTGTATTGTTCAACAGGCTATCGATCGGCTATGGGGGTAATGACATTGCACCTATTGGGCTATGAGAATATTCAGGGTTTTCCACCTAGCTTTGCAGCCTGGCAAGCCGCAGGAGAAGCGATAACCTCCAGGTAATACACCAAAGCGATTCGGGATAAAACCCCTAATTACTCTGAAATTTCCAGAAATTTTAACAATATTGGGGGTCTAATTCCCCTGCAACTATTACTTGCTGTTTAACTTTATCAGGACTTTTGTGATGAACTCTATCTACTTCAACGCATCTAAAATTCGCCCGATGCGCTGGCTGCTGGCTGCTTGGCTCTGCGTCTTAGTGCTTGTTTGCAGTCCCTTACCCGCCGTTGCTGCTGTGACACAAATCGAAGAATATCCAGGGCAAATGCTCTATCAATCCCGGCAAACCCTGCAAGATCAGACCGGAAATTCCTGGCAGGCAATTGCCTTCAAGCGCATTCATCCTGAAGGTAGTGCTATTGTCTCTCTGCGGCTAGTGGGCTTTGCTGATGAGGTGAAATTCGATCACACTCAACCACTGGCGCTAACAACATCTATGGGGCAAACCCTAACCGCCAAGGATATTTCTAGCGAAATTTCTCAGAATACACCAACCCCACCGAATGTCGCAGAATATGACATTAAGTCTGTCCTACCGCAGTTGCAGGCTGAAATTCCCCTTCACCTAACTTTACCGATGGTAACTGGTTCCGCGATCGAGTTACAAATCCCATCCACTGCGATTGAAGAGTGGCAAGCAGTTTCTGTTCGTTGATAACCCCAAAAGCCCAAACTGATGAATCCCTTCGTATAGCGCAAGGGGCATACAAGAAAGCTACTTCAGACTTGAAGGTTTGCTCTACGGTTCTCAAAATAGACGAGGTTTAACTCACTATACCTTTGGAATGATTTAGCCGAAATTATACAAATTAGACGTTTTCAAACGCTTGCTGAAACATGATTTCTAACAGTGGGATGTAATGCTAGCTCTTGTTACAAAATTACACACTCACTAGGTAAAACTAAATGGCTGATATCATCGATACTGCTGTTGCTGCTGGTTCTTTCAATACATTGGTTGCTGCTGTGAAGGCTGCTGGTTTAGTAGATACTCTTAAAGGAAAAGGTCCATTTACCCTTTTCGCACCTAATGATGAGGCATTTGCTAAACTTCCCAAAGGGACTGTAGATGCGTTACTCAAGGATATTCCAAAACTCAAAAAAATCCTCACTTACCACGTTGTTTCCGGCAAAGTTATGGCTGCTGATGTAGTGAAACTGAAGTCAGCTAAAACTGTTGAAGGTGAAGATGTGAAAATTGACGCTTCTCAAGGCGTAAAGGTCAATAATGCCACAGTCACAACACCGGATGTTGCTGCTGATAATGGTGTAATCCACATCATCGACACAGTATTAATGCCTGCGTTAACACCTGCGTAAGTTTTCCGGATAATACGGCATTGCTAAATTCTTGTATAAATCCAAATGTAGAGATGTTGCCACGTCTTTACAAGGGTTTTGAAGAATAAGACCCTAAATTGTACATTCGATTGGTAGCGCTGGAAATATTATTCATGGGGCAGCAACTGAAGCTAGTTGCTGCCCCATAGCTTTCAATATGTATTTTGTAGCAGAAAATTCAATATCATTATTTATTTTATTTGGCAAGAAAAATGGCAGCTTTGTAATAAAAGCGTTATATTTAGTCTATATCGAATCACAAAACCGAAAGTAAAACTGTAGAAGTGCTTTAGTGATTGAATAACTCGGTAGGCTGAATGACTACGCCATCGAACCTAAACAATCCGTGATAAATGAGCATCGGTTTAACTTCACTCAGTATTTAGAAAAATTCAATAGACTTTTAGCTCTCACCTATGAGGAAACCTGGGTGTGATTAGTACGTTGACTAGCTTGTAGAAAATCTAATTTTACCACACAGTATATCCTCCTCACTCTTGCAAAACGTAAGAATCAAACTAATGAAAACTAATGTTGCTTTAACTAATCCGTCTCTGTTCAGTTCCGTCGTCTTCAAAGATGATTTCAATCATTTTGAAAAAATCAAGGCAACTCAAGCCTGGTCCCTACTTTTGACTGCGGGGAGAGCAGATAAGGCACTTGGATTAAGCTCGAAGGTAGGGCGTTTTTTAAACCTTGGCTTAATAGCTATTGCAGGTTTTGCCTGGATTTTCTTATTCCGACCTTTCTAAACAAGTATCGCTGAAACAAGTAGGGCAACTACCAAAGTTAGCTTCTAGATAAGTTTCATCACACATAAATATAGCGATTCTCGTTTGTCTCCAATACAGTGACTTAACCCCCTCTTCCCTTGTAGGGAAAGGGGAGCAAGATAAACGTATTTCACTCATATGAAAACCGCTATAAGTAGGTGGGTGTTGAAAATTGTAATTAAGACAAGGCAGTGGGCAGTAGGCAGTAGGCAGTAGGGGTAAGGGTTTGAGATGAGTTTACGTTCTGTTACATAGTTCGGTTTATTTCTGCCTACTTACTTAAAAGATCACATTCAATAAAACTCGATTGGAGAACCATTATGTCAAAAGAGAAAAAAGGCAACAGAGAAGCCAAAAAATCCAAAAAGAAATCTGATGGGACTAAAAAGCAAAAGAAAGATCCCAACAGACATGACACTCCTGTAACACGGGTATTAAAGAATTCAAATGATCAACGAAAAACCTAGCCAGAAAATATAGCTACTGTAATGTCAAACTGACAATTTTGACAGTAATAAAATCAGAGGACGCAGTTATGGAACACACTATCGAACTGACTTTAGAACAAGAATTTAGCATTAGAAGCTTTGCCGAGCAAGTGGGGCAAATGTCTCATGAACAGACTCAAGAGTTTTTGATATTGCAGCATAAGCATATGATGCTGCGAGAAATTATGTATCAGGAAATTCTCAAAAGACAGTGGAAATTAGATATGGATCTCTCCTCTCCGTAAAGCCACTAAAGCAGTGATTCATTTACCCAATTAAGGCATTTGTTACAGTCATAAAATTTGGAAGATTAACCATGTCAGCTAACACAAATATAGATTTCTCAATTAACAATAGACGCAACTCTTGGATTTGGGGATTCACACCTCAAGCAGAGCTTTGGAACGGTCGTTTAGCGATGACTGGTTTCCTATCTGCTGTCCTAATTGAACTATTTTCTGGTCAAGGCTTACTTCACTTTTGGGATATCTTGTAGATGCCAGTTGTGGTTGAAAAGTCACAATTTAATCTGAACATGATTTTCAGCTTTAGGGAAAAAGCTGAACTTTTGAATCTGAGTAATTGAAATCTTTTAGGAATTTGCGAATGAGTATTATTAAAAAGATGATTGCGAATGCAGATGCTGAGGTTCGGTATCTTCAACCTGGAGAAATAGATCAAATTAGGGTCTTTATGAAGAGCAGTGAACGGCGTTTGCACCTGGTGCAAGTGTTAAACTTGAGCCGCGATCGCATAATTAAACAAGCTGGGAAAGATCTATTCCAAAAGCGTCCAAGTCTGGTTTCTCCAGGTGGTAATGCCTACGGGAAAGAGATGACTGGTACTTGTCTGCGGGATATGGATTACTATCTGCGCTTGATAACCTACAGTGTTGCGGCTGGAGACACTACGCCAATTGAAGAGATTGGGATTATTGGTGTTCGCCAAATGTACAGATCTCTTGGTACTCCAATTGAGGCTGTTGCTGAAAGCGTAGCTGCTATGAAGAATATTACTACCTCTATGTTGTCTGGAGAGGATGTAAGCGAAGTTGGTATTTACTTCGATTACCTAATTAATGCTCTCCGGTAGTTGACACAACATATCCAAAACATCGCCATTACTTTGTCACACCTATTCGTTAGGCTAATATTTAGCAAATATTAAAGTTTGCTCCTTACATCACACCTCCTGCCCTCTTGTTGCTTAAATGACATGAGGGCATTTTTGTCATGTTTTTTGGCACATATACATATAAGGTTCAGTCATAACACTCAATTCATGATTAGAACACAACTTGAGGATTCTGTATAAATGATAGATGTTTAGCAAGTCAGGAGTAAGTATAAAAACATGCGCTTAGTTATTCAATGTTCTGTCTTTGCCTTCTAAATTTTTTTATCTACTTAGACACACTAGGAATTTAATTAATTAAAAAACTTCTAGTATTGACATCCTCACCGGGCTGTTGCTTGCCGCCGAAGGCTAGCCACGGTGATTCCAAAGATCACTCTTTGGGTTTTCTCTTTCCGCGACTCGACTTACTTGGAGGGGTTTCCCCATCCAAGCAGAGGTCGGTTTCAGCATCTTAATTTCTGACATAATTGACCATGAAGATTTTTCCTAAATTTCGCCCATTGATTTTAGTTGGGCTATTTATCAGTTTTCTCCTTGGTAGCATCTTCCTATCGGGAAATCTGATTCAGGCTGCAACTCCCACAAAAGTGGCTTCGGTAACTTCTCTCACTCAGGGTGTGAAAAAAACTGTTTTAGATAACGGTTTGGTTGTTCTTACCAAGGAAGTTCACACAGCACCCGTAGTTAGTGTTCAAGTTTGGTATAAGGTTGGTTCCCGAAATGAAGGGGCTAAGGAAAACGGCATTTCCCACCAACTGGAACATTTACTGTTTAAAGGGACAAAAACCCGTCCGGTACAGTTTGGGCGGTTATTTAGTGCTTTGGGTAGCCAGTTCAATGCTTTTACTAGCTACGATATGACTGCTTACTATGGAACAGTGCAGCGAGACAAATTAGACGCACTAATCATCCTGGAAGCAGACAGAATGGAGAATGCATTAATTGGTGCAGAGGAACTCAAAAGTGAGAAACGGGTTGTTATTTCTGAGTTACAGGGTTATGCAAATTCCCCAAGTGTTCGTTTGAGTGAGGCTGTAATGCGGGCTGCTTTTCCTAATCATCAGTATGGTTTACCTGTAGGGGGAACTAAATCTGATGTGGAGAATTTTACCCTAGAACAGGTGCGGAATTATTACCAAACCTATTACAGTCCTGATAATGCCGCATTAGTAATTACTGGGGATTTTGATACTGCTACCACATTAAAAACAATTAAGGCGACATTTGGGAAGGTTCCCAAACGTCCCAAGGTGGTTGCACAGCCAAAAGTAGAGAAAGTTACAACTACACCTCAAAAAGCACCAATTGTGTTGAAGGAGCGGGGAAGTACACCACTATTACAAATTGTTTATCCCCTGACTGATATTAAACATCCTGATGTCCCAGCAATTGATGTGATGGATGCCATCCTCACAGGAGGACGTAGTTCTCGACTTTATCAGGCTTTGGTGGAAACGGGTTTGGCGAGTTCTGTGGGTGCTACTGCATCGGAACTAATTGAACCTGGTTGGTATCAGTTTAACGTTAGCGGTGCCCCTGGAAAAGATTTGAAACAGGTGGCTGAGGTGTTGCAACAAAGTGTTGTTCAGATGCAGCAGAAACCCGTGACGGCAGCAGAATTAAACCGGGCTAAAACCCTGCTGAAAGCTTCCTTTATTTTGGGCAACCAAGATATTACTTCCCAAGCGACTCAATTGGGTTATAACCAGACTACTACTGGTGATTACCAATTTGTGGATCGTTATTTGGCAGGAATTGCCAAGGTTACACCCCAAGATATTCAACGGGTAACAAAAACCTACCTGAACCCAGCCAAACAAACCATTGGTTTCTTTGAACCGACTCAACCTGATGGACAACCAGGAGGTTCTGCTGGTGGTGGTGGAAAGACTGTGGAGAATTTTAACCCTGGAAAACCTGTAGATCCGGCAGAATTAGCTAAATATTTACCGAAATCAGTCGCGTCAAATGTTTCTAATACCCAATCGTTACCGGAACAGGTGATATTGAAGAATGGATTAAAGGTTTTCTTGTTACGCGATCGCAGTACGCCTACAATCAATATTAGTGGTCAAATTGTTGCGGGAACTGGATTTGATATCTCTGCTAAGGCTGGGACAGCAAATTTAGTAGCTGTGAACTTGATGAATGGTACCACAACTAAAAATGCTTTAACTTTGGCGCAAAGTCTGGAAGATAAGGGTGCTAGTGTTGCTTTCAGCGCTAGTCGTGAAGGTGTCTCGGTGGGTGCTGTAGGTTTATCTACAGATCTGCCCCTATTAGTCAAAACTATGGCGGATGTGATGCAAAATGCCACTTTCCCCCCTGAACAACTGGAATTAACCCGTCAGCGCGCTGTAACTGCTTTGAAGGCACAACTGGATGATCCTAAATCCTACGGTAGAAGGGTGTTCCAACAGGCAATTTACCCCAAAAACCATCCCTTCCACACCTTCCCGACGGAAGCCAGCTTGAAGGCAATTAGCCGTGAGGATTTGCTGAGTTTTTACAAGCAATATTACCGTCCTGACACCACGAATTTAGCTATTGTGGGGGACTTTGACCCGAACCAAGTTAAAACTTTACTCAATCAAGCTTTTGGTAAATGGCAAACCCCAGGGAAGGCTACGGTTCTTCAAGTACCAAAAGTATCATTACCAACAAAGATAGCTACTTTTAACCCAGTAATTCCCGGTAAATCTGAAGCGATTACCTACATCGGATATAACGGGATTTCACGGAAAGACCCCCGTTACTACGCTGTGTTGATCATGAATCAAATTTTGGGTGGTGATACCTTATCCAGTCGTTTGGGTACGGAAATTAGAGATCGTCAAGGCTTAACTTATGGTATTTATAGTGCCTTTTCCGCAGGTGCTAATCCTGGACCATTTTTGATTCAAATGCAGACAGCACCGGGTGACGCGCCGAAAGCGATCGCTAGTACGCTAGGATTACTAAAACAACTTAGGGAACAGGGTATTACTGAGGCAGAATTCAACAATGCCAAACGTTCTATTACCAGCAGCTATCCGGTTGATTTAGCTAGTCCTGATGAGGTTGCTAGTATCATTTCCAGTAATTCTAGTAATGGATTAGCAACTGCTGAAATCCGTGATTTCCCTTCTCGCATTAACAATGTGACGATGGTGCAGGTAAAGCAGGTAATTCAAGAACTAATTCAACCTGATAAATTAGTGATTGTCACCGCAGGACCTGGGGAAAGTGTACCCAAGAGTAATTAACACAAGTCGCAATCTAATGTAATATTACTTAATTTTACGTGATTTAGAAACGCGATACATCCCATCTCACCCAGATTTGGTTCAAAAATAAAAGAGAGACGCGATATATCGCGTCTCTACAGGGTTTCAGCTAAATTTAACTAAGCTTGCCTAAACTACTAAAAAGTTTAAAACTCCCACCAATATTACCAACGCAAACCAAGCACCAGAACCAACCCAAAGGAATTTTTTGGATTCAACCCAACTTTGAGGGGTTGCGTAAACTACGGGAACACCCACAACCATGACGAATGAAAGCAGCACTAAGGCAACTAAAGCCAGTTGAAAAATTACGGTCATTAATCTCTTCTCCCAAGACAGACGATTATTAAAAGATAAAATATTTTACTGTGCAATGTTTACTCAACTTCGCATAATTTTAAGGTATCAGATTTTCGCCTAGAGTCCAAAGTTAAAATCGAAGAGTCTATTGTTGTGGAATTAGGAGAATTGGGAGTTGGCAAAATCAGCGGAACTGGCAACTGTAAAGGAATTCATGTCTTTTCCTGTTCGTAGTATTCATCCCCATAACACTGTTGCAGAGGCTCAAAAAGTTTTGTTACGTTATGGACATTCTGGACTAACGGTTGTTGGTGATGCTGGAGAAGTATTGGGTATTATCTCACGTCGTGATTTGGATATTGCTGCCTACCATGGTTTTCAGGATGCTGCTGTTGAAAGTCATATGTCAACATCTGTAAAATTTGTTACCCCTGATACTACATTGGCAGAGGTGCAAATTTTGATGATTCGCTATGATATTGGGCGTTTACCCGTTGTTGAGACACAAAAACTAGTAGGTATTATCACACGTAGTGACATTTTACGATACCTATCCATACAAACAAATAATCAAGAATTGCAAACACCGACTTTAGCAGAATTACAAAGTCGATTAACACCAGAATTAGGGAAATTACTAATTCAAGCTGCACAGGAAGCAGAAAAACGTGGCTGGCATCTTTATTTGGTTGGTGGTGCTGTTCGGGATATGCTGTTAGCTGGGGAAGAGTCGGGTTATTTAGAAATTAAAGATATTGATTTGGTGGTGGATGGTTTCCACGCAGCAGCGGATGTGGGTGCAGGTGTGGAATTAGCCAAAGCAATTCAAGAAATTTATCCAGATGTACATTTAGATATTCATGGTGCATTCCAGACGGCAGCTTTATCTTGGCAGCAAAATTCAGAATTGGGAAAATTATTAGTAGATATTGCCACTGCAAGGACAGAATTTTATCCTTATCCAGCAGCAAACCCGGAAGTTGAAGCAAGTTCTATTCGTCAAGACTTGTATAGAAGGGATTTTAGCGTGAATGCGATCGCATTTCGCCTCACACCCCCAGATTCTGGTAAGTTACTGGATTTTTTTGCTGGTTTACAAGATTTGCAAATGCGGCAAATGCGGGTTTTACATCCCAATAGCTTTATTGAAGATCCTACCAGAATTTATCGGGGGGTCAGGTTTGCGATTCGCTTGGGGTTTAAATTGGAAGCACAAACCGAAAACTATATTCGCTATGCAATTAGTAGTGGTGTTTATGAACGTACAGCGAGGGAAAATAGCAAAACTCCAGCTTTGCAAACTCGGTTAAAAACAGAATTAAAGCTAATTTTATCAGCAAGTTATTGGGAAGCAGCTTTAGTTTTATTGAATGATTTGGGTGCTTTAAGATGTATTCATCCCCAATTCCAACTTCATCGAGATTTTTTAAGGAAATTGCGTTTTTTACAACGGTGTTTACAACGGTTTGATCAAAAAGGTAAACTAGTCCACTGGCAAATTAAACTGGAAGCTATTATTCTTCAACTAGCACCAGAATATCGCCTGGAAGTTGCGACAAATTTTCAGATGTCAGATGATAATATTAGGTGCTTATCCAATTTAGAAGATGTAGAAGCTAGGATTATCGCATTTTTTTCGATTGCCCAAACCGATAGTCAAGTGGTGAAGTTACTGCGGCAATATGACTTAGGAACTTTAATTTTAATTGGGACTGGAACAACTCGTTTAATTCGCGGTCAAATTTGGCGATACCTGACTATTTTGCAGCATATTCAAGCCCCATTAAACGGTAACGATTTAAAGAAAATGGGTTATAAACCAAGTCCACAATTTAAAGAGATGATTGATAATTTACTAACTGCAACGTTAGATGGAGTAGTTGTTGATTTTGAATCTGCACAAAATTATGTTATTCAGCATTACTCAAATGAAATGTTTGAATAACTAGTACATCAAGGCAGTAATGAGTAATGAGTAATAAATGTAAAAGAAGTTAGTCCTTAGATATTCTTCCCGTGAAGTATGTAAGGGATTTTCCTACTACTCACTACTCACTTACAATTTAGGGGAATTAGACCTCCAAAAGTTGTCTAAACAGCCGATTCCCTGACTAAATCATCCAATTCCTGCTGCATCTGACTCACAACTATGTTGTAACAGGAATTGACGTAAGCGCGATCGCTTGCCGCTGCTTCTCCATATTTTTCAAATCTGATTGGTGGACAAACTCTAGTACGAATTTTGACCGGGAAGGGAATATTCGGCAATGGACCAATTCCCAATCCCCAAGGTAAACCTATATAAATTGGGAATACTTCGGGATCTATTCCCAATAGCCAAGGCATTCCCCACTGGTGAAATTGCTGAAGAATTTTGTATAAATCAGTCAAAACAATTAAAGTATCATGTGCCCCTGTGGAGATGGCAGGGATAATTGGTAAATTTTCCTGTAGGGCTAGTTTAATAAATCCTTTACGCTGTGCAAAGTAAATTTGATGTCTCAGGGAATGGGGACGAAAAACATCTTGTGCACCTCCGGGATAAACCAACAAGCTAGCACCACCACTTAACGCAGCTTTTGCCATCTTGGGATGTGCAGGAATTGCACCCGCTTTCATCGCTAACTGGGCTAAATCGGGACTAGCTTGCCATACCTTGGGGTGCATGAGTCCGTGAATCGGTCTATCGATGCCGAAACGTTTAAACCAGTCATACATCATCATAGGCAGGTCGGGAGACCCAAGTCCACCGTTATGGGAACCAACAATTAGAACTTGTTCATTTTCATTAGTGGGGATGTGATGCCAACCACTGGTTTCTACGCGAAAATAGTTCTGGTATAACCATTCTAACAGTGGCATCAACGTTTGAATGAAGTTGCGATCGCGTTCTTCTAAAGACCATCCGAGTCGGGACTTGTTGTGTTGCTGCGATTCCATGATTAAAGCATTTTCCCAAGGAGATAAAGAGCATACTTTATATCTATGGTGCCTTATGTGTATTGTCAATCAGATCAAAAATATTAAATTTTTCAGTCTGACTTCTACTATGTTATCTGTCACCTTGATGATTTCAATGAATATATAGTAATATAAGGCTATTTCTTCAAACGGGGAATTGCCAACTGTGCAAGATGATTTACAGGGTTTAGAAATCAGTCAAATTGAGTTGCGACAATTGACTAATTTACCAGTGAATGATGATTTAATTTTGATTGCTAATAAACTTAAAAAAATATTAAATAAATTCATTGAGAAAATCCAGGGTTCAGAAGCTGCAAGTGTATTATTTGTTGGGATAGCAACGGTTGTCTTCAGTTATGTATTTTTCGATGTTGTTCTCAAGTTATTTATTCCGGGTTTGACTATTCCTTCGTGGATATTATTTCTATTGTTATTAATAGGTGGTAGTTTCATCGCCCAAGGCTCATTATATCTACTTTGGAAACAGCGTCGCCAAACTGTCAGTAAACAAATGAATCCTTCTTTAAAAGTTTTATTGGCTGACGTGGAACGCTACAATAATGTGATAAAAGCCATATTTATTAATGATCAAATTGAAGCAGCAGGAAATCCCGAAGTCAAAATCAAAGAAAGAAAAAAAGTTTTAGAAGCACTACGACTTACCCGTTCAGATTTAATTCGTGCTTTGAAAACCGAGCGGGTGTTACGGGAAAATAAGAACTTTATCTTGGGAAATACTGAACTTTTCGATCGTAATTTACCCGCATTAAGCGCGATGCAAGTGGATGAACGAGCAACACAACATGGAA includes:
- a CDS encoding lysophospholipid acyltransferase family protein, whose product is MESQQHNKSRLGWSLEERDRNFIQTLMPLLEWLYQNYFRVETSGWHHIPTNENEQVLIVGSHNGGLGSPDLPMMMYDWFKRFGIDRPIHGLMHPKVWQASPDLAQLAMKAGAIPAHPKMAKAALSGGASLLVYPGGAQDVFRPHSLRHQIYFAQRKGFIKLALQENLPIIPAISTGAHDTLIVLTDLYKILQQFHQWGMPWLLGIDPEVFPIYIGLPWGLGIGPLPNIPFPVKIRTRVCPPIRFEKYGEAAASDRAYVNSCYNIVVSQMQQELDDLVRESAV